The following proteins come from a genomic window of Citrobacter europaeus:
- a CDS encoding precorrin-3B C(17)-methyltransferase — protein sequence MLSVIGIGPGSQAMMTMEAVEALQAAEIIVGYKTYTHLVKAFTGDKQVIKTGMCKEIERCQAAIELAQAGRNVALISSGDAGIYGMAGLVLELVSKQKLDVEVRLIPGMTASIAAASLLGAPLMHDFCHISLSDLLTPWPVIEKRIVAAGEADFVICFYNPRSRGREGHLARAFELLSASKSAQTPVGIVKSAGRKKQEKWLTTLGEMDFEPVDMTSLVIVGNKTTYVQDGLMITPRGYVL from the coding sequence ATGTTAAGCGTAATTGGAATTGGCCCTGGCTCGCAGGCAATGATGACCATGGAAGCCGTTGAAGCATTGCAGGCAGCGGAAATCATCGTTGGCTATAAAACCTACACCCATCTGGTAAAAGCGTTCACTGGCGACAAGCAGGTGATCAAAACCGGGATGTGCAAAGAGATTGAACGCTGCCAGGCGGCTATCGAGCTGGCGCAGGCGGGTCGCAATGTGGCGCTGATCAGCAGCGGAGACGCGGGGATTTACGGTATGGCTGGGCTGGTGCTCGAACTGGTCAGCAAGCAAAAGCTGGACGTTGAGGTCAGGTTAATCCCTGGCATGACCGCCAGTATTGCCGCCGCCTCTTTGCTTGGCGCACCGCTGATGCACGACTTCTGCCACATCAGCTTAAGCGATCTGTTAACGCCGTGGCCGGTCATCGAAAAACGTATCGTTGCCGCTGGCGAAGCAGACTTTGTTATCTGTTTCTACAACCCGCGCAGTCGGGGACGCGAAGGTCATCTGGCGCGTGCATTTGAACTGCTGTCTGCCAGCAAAAGCGCGCAAACGCCGGTCGGTATTGTGAAGTCAGCTGGACGTAAAAAGCAGGAAAAATGGCTGACCACTCTTGGCGAAATGGACTTTGAACCGGTTGATATGACCAGTCTTGTGATCGTTGGCAACAAAACCACCTATGTTCAGGACGGCCTGATGATCACGCCACGAGGTTATGTGCTGTGA
- the cbiG gene encoding cobalt-precorrin 5A hydrolase, producing MNTVKPESIALFCLTPGGVVLAKRLAAMLPVTCFTSEKLLEEGFVPFENGFANTAREAFANYSALIFIGATGIAVRVLAPLVNDKFCDPAVVVIDERAQHVISLLSGHAGGANALARYLAGMLGADPVITTATDVNDMAALDTLAFQLNARMSDFRSAVKIVNQMLVSNKRVGLWWDDELTQDVSHCDRRGFITVTDLNQLPELDALVCITLRTNLPDLPVPHWKLVPQRVVAGIGCRRDTPFPLLAALLARQLEAQQLDPLALKAIGSITLKKDEQGLIQLASCCRVPFETFTADALREHEHRFPASSFVRKTVGTGSVSGPAAWLLSHGKLLGETLREQGVTITLGVSH from the coding sequence ATGAATACCGTAAAGCCTGAATCTATTGCGCTTTTTTGCCTGACCCCCGGCGGCGTTGTGCTGGCGAAACGTCTGGCGGCCATGCTGCCGGTCACCTGTTTTACCAGTGAAAAGCTGCTGGAAGAGGGGTTTGTTCCTTTCGAAAACGGCTTTGCGAATACCGCCCGCGAAGCGTTTGCGAATTACTCGGCGCTGATTTTTATCGGGGCGACCGGCATTGCGGTCCGCGTGTTGGCCCCGCTGGTCAACGACAAATTTTGCGATCCGGCTGTGGTGGTCATTGATGAACGTGCCCAGCATGTCATCAGCCTGCTCTCCGGTCACGCAGGGGGCGCGAATGCGCTGGCGCGTTATCTGGCGGGCATGTTGGGCGCAGACCCGGTTATCACTACGGCGACGGATGTGAACGATATGGCGGCACTGGATACGCTGGCATTTCAACTGAATGCCCGGATGAGTGATTTCCGTTCGGCGGTCAAGATCGTTAATCAGATGCTGGTCAGCAATAAGCGAGTTGGACTGTGGTGGGATGACGAACTGACGCAGGATGTCAGCCATTGCGACCGGCGCGGTTTTATCACGGTCACCGATCTCAACCAGCTACCTGAACTGGATGCGCTGGTGTGTATCACCTTACGCACCAATTTACCCGATCTGCCTGTTCCGCACTGGAAGCTGGTGCCGCAGCGTGTGGTGGCCGGAATTGGTTGTCGTCGTGACACGCCGTTCCCACTTCTGGCCGCGCTGCTAGCCCGCCAACTTGAAGCCCAGCAGCTCGACCCGCTGGCGCTAAAAGCGATTGGCAGTATCACGCTGAAAAAAGATGAACAGGGACTTATCCAACTGGCTTCGTGCTGTCGCGTTCCTTTCGAAACCTTTACCGCTGACGCGCTGCGTGAGCATGAGCACCGTTTTCCGGCCTCATCGTTTGTTCGCAAAACGGTGGGTACAGGAAGCGTTTCTGGTCCTGCAGCCTGGCTGTTGAGCCACGGAAAACTGTTAGGCGAGACCCTGCGAGAACAGGGCGTCACTATCACTTTGGGAGTTTCACACTGA
- a CDS encoding cobalt-precorrin-4 methyltransferase: protein MSEIFDPRSVWFVGAGPGDRELITLKGYRLLQQAQVVIYAGSLINTELLEYCPAGAECHDSAELHLEQILDLMEAGVKAGKTVVRLQTGDVSLYGSVREQGEELTKRGIDWQVVPGVSAFLGAAAELGVEYTVPEVSQSLIITRLEGRTPVPEREQLESFASHQTSMAIYLSVQRIHRVAERLIEGGYPATTPVAVIYKATWPESQTVRGTLADIGDKVRDAGIRKTALILVGNFLGSEYHYSKLYAADFSHEYRKA, encoded by the coding sequence ATGTCTGAGATTTTTGATCCCCGTAGCGTGTGGTTTGTTGGCGCAGGTCCTGGCGATCGCGAGCTGATTACCCTCAAAGGTTACCGGTTGCTACAGCAGGCGCAGGTTGTTATCTACGCCGGATCGCTGATTAACACAGAACTACTGGAATATTGCCCTGCCGGCGCTGAATGTCACGACAGCGCTGAACTGCATCTGGAACAGATCCTCGACCTGATGGAAGCCGGAGTGAAAGCGGGTAAGACCGTTGTCCGCCTGCAAACCGGCGATGTTTCGCTGTACGGTTCCGTGCGCGAGCAGGGCGAGGAGTTGACCAAACGCGGGATCGACTGGCAGGTGGTGCCTGGCGTTAGCGCATTCCTTGGCGCGGCGGCGGAGCTGGGCGTTGAGTATACCGTGCCTGAGGTTTCGCAGAGCCTGATCATTACTCGCCTTGAAGGACGCACGCCGGTACCGGAACGTGAACAGTTGGAGTCTTTTGCCAGTCACCAGACATCTATGGCGATTTATCTGTCCGTCCAGCGTATTCATCGGGTAGCGGAGCGTTTGATTGAAGGCGGTTATCCGGCGACCACGCCAGTGGCGGTGATCTACAAGGCCACCTGGCCAGAAAGCCAGACCGTGCGCGGTACCCTGGCGGATATTGGCGACAAGGTTCGCGATGCGGGCATCCGTAAAACGGCTCTTATTCTGGTCGGTAATTTCCTGGGCTCGGAGTATCACTACTCCAAACTCTATGCGGCGGACTTTAGCCATGAATACCGTAAAGCCTGA
- a CDS encoding decarboxylating cobalt-precorrin-6B (C(15))-methyltransferase, with protein sequence MKDELFLRGEKVPMTKEAVRALALSKLELHRASHLIDIGAGTGSVSIEAALQYPGLRVTAIERNPAALRLLDENRQHFACANIDIFPGVAPMTIAEKADAIFMGGSGGHLTELIDWSMRQLHPAGRLVMTFILQENLNTALAHLDHLGVQGVDCLQLQVSSLATLGSGHYFKPNNPVFVIACQKEGNHV encoded by the coding sequence ATGAAAGATGAGCTGTTTCTACGTGGAGAGAAAGTGCCGATGACCAAAGAAGCGGTACGCGCACTTGCCCTCTCAAAACTTGAATTACACCGCGCCAGTCACCTGATTGATATTGGTGCCGGAACCGGCAGCGTGTCGATAGAAGCCGCTTTGCAATACCCTGGATTGCGCGTGACGGCAATCGAGCGTAACCCGGCGGCGCTCAGATTGCTGGATGAAAACCGCCAGCATTTTGCCTGTGCAAACATCGACATTTTTCCTGGCGTTGCGCCAATGACCATCGCGGAAAAAGCCGATGCCATTTTTATGGGCGGCAGCGGCGGCCATTTGACCGAACTGATTGACTGGTCAATGCGTCAATTACATCCCGCCGGGCGGCTGGTGATGACGTTCATCCTCCAGGAAAACCTCAACACCGCGCTGGCGCATCTGGACCATCTTGGCGTACAGGGAGTGGATTGCCTGCAGTTACAGGTTTCCTCGCTTGCCACGCTTGGCAGTGGTCACTATTTCAAACCGAATAACCCCGTATTTGTTATCGCCTGTCAGAAGGAAGGAAACCATGTCTGA
- a CDS encoding cobalt-precorrin-7 (C(5))-methyltransferase gives MLTVVGMGPAGLHLMTPAAREAIAEADVLVGGKRHLQQFPDFTGEQFALGANIPELLNWISAHQEQHIVVLASGDPLFYGIGTRMVGHFGIENVRIIPGISAVQYLCAQSGIDMNDMWLTSSHGRSVCFDELARHNKVAMVTDTLCGPREIAQQLIARGKGHRWMVIGENLAMENERIHFLPVSEVNADYDMNAVVILDER, from the coding sequence ATGTTAACCGTTGTAGGGATGGGGCCCGCCGGTTTGCATTTAATGACGCCTGCGGCGCGTGAAGCGATCGCAGAGGCTGATGTTCTGGTCGGTGGAAAGCGGCATTTGCAGCAATTCCCGGATTTTACCGGTGAACAGTTTGCTCTTGGCGCCAATATCCCGGAACTCCTGAATTGGATCAGCGCGCACCAGGAACAACACATTGTGGTGCTGGCGTCTGGCGATCCGCTGTTTTACGGCATCGGGACGCGCATGGTGGGCCATTTCGGTATTGAAAATGTACGCATTATTCCCGGCATTAGCGCGGTGCAGTACCTGTGCGCGCAGTCCGGCATTGATATGAACGATATGTGGTTGACCAGTAGCCATGGTCGTAGTGTCTGTTTTGATGAACTGGCGCGACATAACAAGGTGGCGATGGTGACAGATACGCTGTGCGGCCCACGGGAAATTGCACAACAGCTTATCGCACGAGGCAAGGGACATCGCTGGATGGTGATTGGCGAAAACCTGGCGATGGAAAACGAACGGATCCATTTCCTGCCTGTGAGTGAAGTTAACGCCGACTATGACATGAATGCAGTGGTGATCCTCGATGAAAGATGA
- the cbiD gene encoding cobalt-precorrin-5B (C(1))-methyltransferase CbiD has protein sequence MSEAFDTPVWHNGKALRKGYTTGSCATAAAKVAALMVLRQHLIHQVSIVTPSGVTLCLNVESPHIEGQQAIAAIRKDGGDDVDATHGMLIFARVTLNDSKEITLQGGEGVGTVTRKGIGLPVGSSAINRTPRQTIESAVREAIGPNRGAQIEIFAPEGEERAQKTYNSRLGILGGISIIGTTGIVTPMSEESWKRSLSLELEIKRAAGLERVVLVPGNHGERFVREQMGIDTQVVVTMSNFVGYMIEEAVRLGFRQIVLVGHPGKLVKIAAGIFHTHSHIADARMETLVAHLALLGAPLELLTLVSDCDTTEAAMEHIEAYGFQHIYNHLAKRICMRVLQTLRFTKNPPTCDAIMFSFDNQVLGSNRPVAEIAEEMQC, from the coding sequence ATGAGCGAGGCCTTCGATACGCCGGTTTGGCACAACGGTAAAGCGTTGCGTAAGGGATATACCACGGGATCGTGCGCGACGGCGGCTGCAAAAGTGGCAGCGCTGATGGTACTGCGCCAACACCTGATCCATCAGGTTTCCATTGTCACGCCTTCCGGTGTGACGCTGTGCCTGAACGTGGAGTCGCCGCATATCGAAGGACAGCAGGCGATAGCGGCCATCCGCAAAGACGGTGGCGATGATGTGGACGCCACCCACGGCATGCTGATTTTTGCCCGCGTGACGTTAAACGATAGTAAAGAGATAACCCTTCAGGGCGGGGAAGGCGTTGGCACGGTAACCCGCAAAGGGATCGGCCTGCCGGTGGGGAGTTCGGCGATTAACCGCACACCTCGCCAGACCATTGAGTCTGCGGTACGTGAGGCGATTGGGCCGAATCGTGGAGCGCAGATTGAAATCTTCGCGCCGGAAGGTGAAGAGCGGGCGCAAAAAACCTACAACTCCCGCCTTGGCATTCTGGGCGGCATTTCGATTATCGGCACTACGGGGATCGTCACGCCGATGTCGGAAGAGAGCTGGAAACGTTCACTGTCGCTGGAGCTGGAAATTAAGCGAGCGGCGGGGCTGGAGCGTGTCGTACTGGTGCCTGGAAACCACGGCGAGCGTTTTGTGCGCGAACAGATGGGGATCGACACTCAGGTGGTGGTCACCATGAGCAACTTTGTTGGCTACATGATTGAAGAAGCCGTACGTCTTGGATTCCGGCAAATCGTACTGGTGGGACATCCAGGCAAGCTCGTCAAAATTGCGGCGGGGATCTTCCATACCCACAGCCATATTGCCGATGCCCGCATGGAAACGCTGGTGGCCCACCTCGCATTACTTGGCGCGCCGCTGGAACTGCTGACGCTGGTCAGCGACTGCGATACCACCGAGGCGGCGATGGAACACATCGAAGCATACGGTTTTCAGCACATTTATAACCATCTGGCTAAGCGCATCTGTATGCGCGTCCTGCAAACGCTGCGCTTTACCAAAAATCCCCCGACCTGCGACGCCATCATGTTTTCTTTTGATAATCAGGTGCTTGGCAGTAATCGCCCGGTCGCAGAAATTGCTGAGGAAATGCAATGTTAA
- a CDS encoding cobalt-precorrin-8 methylmutase, whose amino-acid sequence MQYIQQPQAIEAKSFDIIGEIISETRPDYQFASPLHEAIIKRVIHTTADFDWLDILWFSSDVLEQFCAALSRSSVIYTDTTMALSGINKTLLAKFGGECRCYISDPRVVRTAKEQGITRSMAAVDIAVKEEGEKLFVFGNAPTALFRLLEHDVAVSGVVGVPVGFVGAEESKDALTQSNLPAIAALGRKGGSNVAAAIVNAMLYHMQGAR is encoded by the coding sequence ATGCAATATATCCAGCAACCCCAGGCGATTGAGGCCAAAAGTTTCGACATTATTGGCGAGATCATCAGTGAAACCCGTCCGGACTATCAGTTTGCCAGTCCGTTACATGAAGCCATTATCAAGCGGGTCATTCACACGACGGCGGATTTCGACTGGCTGGACATTCTGTGGTTTTCCAGTGATGTGCTGGAGCAGTTTTGTGCGGCGCTTAGCCGTTCGAGCGTGATTTATACCGACACCACGATGGCGCTTTCCGGGATCAATAAAACGCTGTTGGCAAAATTCGGCGGTGAATGCCGCTGCTACATCAGCGACCCGCGCGTCGTACGTACGGCAAAAGAGCAGGGTATTACCCGGTCCATGGCGGCCGTCGACATTGCGGTGAAGGAAGAAGGGGAAAAGCTGTTTGTCTTTGGCAACGCGCCGACAGCGCTGTTTCGCCTGCTAGAGCATGATGTAGCCGTCAGCGGTGTGGTTGGTGTACCGGTCGGGTTCGTTGGCGCAGAAGAGTCGAAAGATGCCCTGACCCAAAGCAATTTGCCCGCCATTGCAGCGCTAGGTCGCAAAGGGGGAAGTAATGTCGCTGCCGCTATCGTCAACGCCATGCTTTATCACATGCAGGGGGCGCGATGA
- the cbiB gene encoding adenosylcobinamide-phosphate synthase CbiB translates to MTILAWCVAWLLDYIIGDPQNWPHPVRWIGNLVSAVQRVVRRYCHSDRALRIGGAVMWIVVVGLTWTVSWGVLALAQSIHPWLGWVVEVWMIFTVLAGRCLANAAQDVERPLRAGNLAASREKLSWIVGRDTSQLQPQQINRGVVETVAENTVDGIIAPLFFLFLGGAPLAMAYKAVNTLDSMVGYKHEKYRAIGMVSARLDDVANYIPARLSWLLLGAAAFLCRQDGARALQIGWRDRYNHSSPNCAWSEASVAGALGIRLGGPNDYFGERVEKPWIGDAQRDISVDDISHTIRLMWVASTLALALFIALRCLLVGVA, encoded by the coding sequence ATGACGATCCTCGCGTGGTGTGTTGCCTGGCTGCTTGATTATATCATCGGCGATCCGCAGAACTGGCCACATCCGGTGCGCTGGATTGGCAATCTGGTTTCTGCGGTGCAGCGAGTTGTTCGGCGTTACTGCCATAGCGACCGCGCGCTACGTATCGGCGGCGCGGTGATGTGGATTGTGGTGGTCGGTCTGACCTGGACAGTGTCCTGGGGAGTGCTGGCGCTGGCGCAATCTATTCATCCCTGGCTTGGTTGGGTGGTGGAGGTTTGGATGATCTTTACCGTGCTGGCCGGGCGCTGTCTGGCAAACGCGGCGCAGGATGTCGAACGTCCGCTACGTGCCGGTAATCTTGCCGCAAGTCGTGAAAAATTGTCATGGATTGTGGGACGCGATACCTCGCAATTACAACCTCAGCAGATCAATCGCGGCGTAGTAGAAACCGTGGCTGAAAACACTGTCGACGGCATCATCGCGCCGCTGTTTTTCCTTTTTCTCGGCGGTGCGCCTCTGGCGATGGCCTACAAAGCGGTAAACACCCTTGACTCCATGGTGGGCTACAAACATGAGAAATACCGCGCAATCGGTATGGTCAGCGCCCGCCTGGACGATGTCGCAAATTATATCCCTGCGAGGCTGAGCTGGCTGCTGCTGGGCGCAGCGGCGTTTTTATGCCGCCAGGATGGCGCGCGTGCGTTGCAGATTGGCTGGCGCGATCGCTACAACCACAGCAGCCCAAACTGTGCGTGGTCGGAAGCATCCGTTGCCGGCGCATTAGGAATTCGGCTGGGTGGTCCAAATGACTACTTTGGCGAGCGCGTTGAGAAACCGTGGATCGGTGATGCACAACGTGACATTTCGGTAGACGACATTTCCCATACGATTCGATTGATGTGGGTGGCATCGACGCTGGCACTGGCGCTGTTTATTGCGCTGCGATGCCTGCTGGTCGGTGTAGCCTGA
- a CDS encoding cobyrinate a,c-diamide synthase: MAANFHAFVLAGTGSGCGKTTVTLGLLSLLKKRGLRVQPCKVGPDYLDTGWHTAVCGTASRNLDSFMLPVPTLNALFCEQMQHAEIAVIEGVMGLYDGYGTDPNYCSTAAMAKQLGCPVILLVDGKAVSTSIAATVMGFQHFDPTLNIAGVIVNRVNSESHYQLLKVAIERYCDVPVLGYVPRMEGVALPERHLGLVTARESVINQQPWQEFAATLEQTLDIDALLKLSQLTNLPTGEWPALPAADAGAGLTLAIADDEAFNFYYPDNITLLARAGLKIVRFSPLHDTSLPDCQMVWLGGGYPELHAATLARNVSMLSQLRAAHQRGVAIYAECGGLMYLGSSLEDSHGDTWLMADIIPGHSKMGKRLTRFGYCEAQATQQTLLAAEGEVLRGHEFHYSDFTPETPAVMNCRKVRDGKTLQAWSGGWQVGNTFASYLHVHFAQRPQMLNHWLAAARSAL; encoded by the coding sequence ATGGCGGCCAATTTTCACGCATTTGTTCTTGCAGGTACCGGAAGCGGCTGTGGTAAAACCACGGTGACGCTGGGCTTGTTGAGCTTGTTGAAAAAACGCGGTTTACGCGTCCAGCCTTGCAAAGTGGGTCCTGATTACCTTGATACCGGCTGGCATACAGCGGTATGCGGTACTGCTTCGCGCAATCTTGATAGCTTCATGCTTCCCGTCCCCACGTTGAACGCTCTATTTTGCGAGCAAATGCAACATGCGGAAATCGCGGTGATTGAAGGTGTTATGGGGCTGTATGACGGTTATGGCACCGACCCAAATTACTGCAGCACCGCCGCGATGGCCAAACAGTTAGGCTGCCCGGTTATCTTACTGGTTGATGGCAAAGCCGTTTCCACCTCGATCGCCGCGACGGTAATGGGATTTCAACATTTTGATCCAACCCTGAACATCGCCGGCGTCATTGTTAACCGGGTCAACAGCGAATCGCATTACCAGCTCCTGAAAGTGGCGATTGAGCGTTACTGCGATGTCCCCGTATTGGGTTATGTTCCCCGAATGGAAGGCGTTGCGCTTCCTGAACGGCATCTGGGTTTGGTTACCGCACGCGAGTCGGTTATTAACCAGCAGCCGTGGCAGGAGTTTGCCGCGACGCTGGAGCAAACTCTTGATATCGATGCGCTGCTGAAATTAAGCCAGTTAACCAACCTTCCCACTGGTGAATGGCCAGCGCTGCCTGCCGCAGACGCCGGAGCAGGGCTAACGCTTGCCATCGCCGATGACGAAGCTTTCAACTTCTACTACCCGGATAACATCACGCTCCTTGCGCGCGCAGGGCTTAAGATTGTTCGTTTTAGCCCGTTGCACGACACCAGCTTACCCGATTGTCAGATGGTCTGGTTAGGTGGCGGATATCCTGAGTTACATGCTGCGACGCTGGCTCGCAATGTTTCGATGCTTAGCCAACTGCGGGCAGCGCATCAGCGGGGTGTCGCGATTTATGCCGAGTGCGGGGGATTGATGTATCTCGGCAGTTCGCTGGAGGATAGCCACGGCGATACCTGGCTGATGGCGGATATCATTCCCGGTCACAGCAAAATGGGGAAACGTCTGACCCGATTTGGCTACTGTGAAGCGCAGGCCACACAGCAAACATTGTTAGCCGCAGAAGGCGAAGTGCTGCGCGGACATGAATTCCACTACTCCGATTTTACCCCTGAAACGCCAGCGGTGATGAACTGTCGCAAAGTGCGCGATGGCAAAACGCTACAAGCCTGGTCTGGCGGCTGGCAGGTCGGAAACACCTTCGCCAGCTATCTACACGTTCATTTTGCTCAACGTCCGCAGATGCTCAACCATTGGCTGGCAGCCGCGAGGAGTGCGCTATGA
- the pocR gene encoding regulatory protein PocR, with amino-acid sequence MISASALNSELINKIAQDFAQATSLAVVVVNIHGDEISELFNFTPFCQLMRQHPQHSTRCRMSDRCGGLEASKSDQPCIYRCHAGLTDFSIPLVIAGHLVGFVLCGQVRLSNDVGLVDILNVDDRWQADPELVSEFRNVPEMDYSRVIASADLLKLIVENCLKKQLNFVVIKDNPQQSEPVRANRSTNPHDSKMKKALRYIDAHLSDELRLEDVASHVFLSPYYFSKLFKKYQGIGFNAWVNQQRMASAKELLCHSDWSIASIARNLGFSQTSYFCKVFRQTYQVTPQAFRQQINVISRSESA; translated from the coding sequence ATGATTTCTGCGAGTGCCCTGAACTCAGAACTCATTAATAAAATCGCACAGGATTTTGCGCAGGCCACCAGTCTGGCCGTTGTGGTTGTCAATATTCACGGTGATGAAATTTCTGAGCTTTTTAATTTCACCCCATTTTGCCAGTTGATGCGCCAGCATCCGCAGCACAGTACCCGCTGTCGTATGAGCGATCGCTGTGGGGGACTGGAAGCTTCGAAATCCGATCAACCCTGCATCTATCGCTGTCACGCCGGGCTTACCGATTTCTCAATTCCGCTGGTCATTGCGGGACACCTGGTAGGGTTTGTGCTTTGTGGACAAGTCCGCTTAAGTAATGATGTCGGTCTGGTTGATATTCTGAATGTAGATGATCGCTGGCAAGCGGATCCCGAGCTGGTCAGTGAATTTCGTAATGTACCAGAGATGGACTATTCGCGAGTCATCGCTTCTGCGGATCTTCTCAAACTCATTGTAGAAAATTGTCTTAAGAAACAACTTAATTTTGTTGTTATCAAGGATAATCCGCAGCAGTCAGAGCCGGTTCGTGCGAACCGCAGTACCAACCCTCACGACAGTAAAATGAAAAAAGCTCTGCGCTATATTGATGCGCATTTATCAGACGAATTGCGTCTGGAGGATGTTGCCTCTCATGTTTTCCTGAGTCCTTACTATTTCAGTAAATTGTTCAAAAAATATCAGGGTATCGGTTTTAACGCATGGGTAAACCAGCAGAGAATGGCCAGTGCCAAAGAGTTGCTTTGTCACAGTGACTGGAGTATTGCCAGCATTGCGCGTAATTTGGGCTTCTCGCAAACCAGTTATTTTTGCAAAGTTTTCCGTCAAACGTATCAGGTTACGCCGCAGGCATTTCGCCAGCAAATTAATGTCATTTCACGTAGTGAATCCGCCTAA
- the pduF gene encoding propanediol diffusion facilitator PduF, which yields MNDSLKAQCIAEFLGTGLFLFFGIGCLSALKVAGASLGLWEICIIWGLGISLAVYLTAGISGAHLNPAITIALWLFACFPGRKVLPYSVAQVAGAFGGALLGYLLYGSLFTEYESAHQMVRGSLESLQLASIFSTYPAAALSVWQAALVEVVITSILMGMIMALTDDGNGVPKGPLAPLLIGILVAVIGASTGPLTGFAMNPARDFGPKLFAWMAGWGDVAMTGGRDIPYFIVPIVAPIIGACAGAAIYRYFIGKNLPCNTCKLEENES from the coding sequence ATGAACGATTCACTAAAAGCACAATGCATTGCTGAGTTTTTGGGTACCGGGCTGTTTTTATTTTTTGGTATTGGATGCCTGAGTGCCCTGAAAGTCGCGGGTGCCAGCCTGGGATTGTGGGAAATCTGCATCATATGGGGACTGGGGATCTCGCTTGCAGTCTATCTGACGGCCGGGATATCTGGCGCGCATCTCAACCCGGCTATCACTATTGCTCTGTGGCTGTTTGCCTGTTTTCCGGGGCGTAAAGTTTTACCTTACTCCGTGGCACAGGTTGCGGGTGCCTTCGGCGGTGCACTGCTGGGGTATTTGCTCTACGGCAGTCTGTTTACCGAATATGAATCGGCCCACCAGATGGTGCGCGGTAGTCTGGAAAGCCTGCAACTTGCCAGCATTTTTAGTACGTATCCTGCAGCGGCGCTCAGCGTATGGCAGGCCGCGTTAGTCGAAGTGGTGATTACCTCCATTCTTATGGGAATGATCATGGCGCTGACTGATGATGGTAACGGTGTTCCTAAAGGTCCGTTGGCGCCATTGCTGATTGGTATTCTGGTCGCTGTTATCGGCGCATCCACCGGTCCGCTTACCGGATTTGCAATGAATCCGGCGCGTGATTTTGGTCCTAAATTGTTTGCCTGGATGGCCGGATGGGGAGATGTTGCGATGACAGGTGGACGTGATATTCCTTATTTTATCGTGCCGATTGTCGCCCCTATCATCGGTGCTTGCGCGGGCGCAGCAATTTATCGTTATTTTATTGGCAAAAATTTACCGTGTAATACGTGTAAGCTGGAGGAAAATGAGAGCTAG
- the pduA gene encoding propanediol utilization microcompartment protein PduA encodes MQQEALGMVETKGLTAAIEAADAMVKSANVMLVGYEKIGSGLVTVIVRGDVGAVKAATDAGAAAARNVGEVKAVHVIPRPHTDVEKILPKGIS; translated from the coding sequence ATGCAACAAGAAGCGTTAGGAATGGTAGAAACCAAAGGCTTGACTGCAGCCATAGAGGCCGCAGATGCAATGGTGAAGTCAGCCAATGTAATGCTGGTCGGCTACGAAAAAATTGGTTCGGGGCTGGTAACAGTTATTGTCCGCGGCGATGTCGGCGCAGTCAAAGCAGCAACAGATGCAGGTGCCGCCGCAGCCCGTAACGTGGGAGAAGTGAAAGCCGTACACGTCATCCCACGCCCTCATACCGATGTAGAAAAAATCTTACCGAAGGGAATTAGCTAA